Proteins encoded by one window of Aphidius gifuensis isolate YNYX2018 linkage group LG2, ASM1490517v1, whole genome shotgun sequence:
- the LOC122850678 gene encoding uncharacterized protein LOC122850678, with amino-acid sequence MDHARKIGKKKPTSIWDIKNEPPPLATDVYQKIGPKSPDYIEDKRLTNWKKWLEINKKTKKHLQSLTNRKNEDLVLNSYENYRKKIEKQCLIETASSPLDLEKSTKIGATRKKELIKNIKILQSKEPEINELIIKGTAIKNIKNRKTKFLRIPVITITTAEEFEDNILNTKNLDEDNALILKIFDKEIIFDELSSPKNNENPLIFNMTFVSNIFDEIEQTIQLENKGVYAIKYDLYKSCKKSKLISPLTKSINCFFIKKNCDIILPGQIVYIPVLFIAKSPGAFIEYWTFNTDPSISPIEFKFQGFCNAVKEIYVKNYDKNHPRSIDEYLNLQIRDKNIHDVIEMLMNNVIQYKEFNNKNPLLFYYPRVVKELEKIYNDVRVNKLPWNLSLNELRQLLYKINDPSKKYNMLIKFRKYHLLKN; translated from the exons ATGGATCATGCAagaaaaattggtaaaaaaaaaccaacatcaATTTGGGACATAAAAAATGAGCCACCACCCTTGGCAACTgatgtttatcaaaaaattggaCCAAAATCACCAGACTACATTGAGGATAAACGGTTAACAAATTGGAAAAAATggttagaaataaataaaaaaacaaaaaaacatttacaatcATTAACAAATCGTAAAAATGAAGATTtagttttaaattcatatgaaaattatcgtaaaaaaattgaaaaacaatgtTTAATTGAAACTGCATCATCTCCATTGGATTTAGAAAAATCTAcaa AAATTGGAGCAAca agaaaaaaagaattgattaaaaatataaaaatattacaatcaaAAGAACcagaaataaatgaattaattataaaaggtacagcaattaaaaatattaaaaatagaaaaacaaaatttttacgaATTCCAGTTATCACGATTACAACAGCTGAAGAATTtgaagataatattttaaatactaaaaatttagatgaagaTAATGccttgatattaaaaatatttgataaagaaattatttttgatgaattatcatcaccaaaaaataatgaaaacccattaattttcaatatgacATTTGTATcgaatatttttgatgaaattgaaCAAACTATTCAATTGGAAAACAAAGGTGTCTATGCAATAAAATATGATCTATATAAATCTtgcaaaaaatcaaaattaatatcaccATTGactaaatcaataaattgtttttttataaaaaaaaattgtgatataATATTGCCAGGTCAAATAGTTTATATTCCAGTTTTATTCATTGCAAAATCCCCAGGAGCTTTTATTGAATACTGGACATTTAATACGGATCCATCGATAAGCCCCATTGAATTCAAGTTTCAGGGATTTTGTAATGCagtaaaagaaatatatgtaaaaaactATGACAAAAATCATCCTAGGtcaattgatgaatatttaaatcttcaaattcgtgataaaaatatacacgATGTTATTGAAATGCTCATGAATAATGTTATACAATataaagaatttaataataaaaatccattattattttattatccaaGGGTTGTTAAAGAActcgaaaaaatttataatgatgtaagggtaaataaattaccatggaatttatcattaaatgaaCTACGacaacttttatataaaataaatgatccaagtaaaaaatacaatatgttaattaaatttcgtaAATATCATC ttttgAAGAATtaa
- the LOC122850027 gene encoding geranylgeranyl pyrophosphate synthase, whose product MSSEKNCVPYSESGDKDQDEKLLQPFTYILQVPGKQIRAKLAYAMNYWLKIPMEKLFAVGDITQMLHNSSLLIDDIQDNSILRRGIPVAHSIYGVASTINAANYVLFIALERVLALNHPEATQVYTEQLLELHRGQGIEIYWRDNYICPTEAEYRHMTMKKTGGLFNLAVRLMQLFSDCKEDFSMLAGILGLYFQIRDDYCNLCMQEYSENKSYCEDLSEGKFSFPIIHAIQSKPDDRQVMNILRQRTKDVEVKKYCVTLLEKFGSFDYTRTILAELDKKARDEVERLGGNPLLIKVLDDLLNWTKNDEVEMQQS is encoded by the exons ATGTCATCAGAAAAAAACTGTGTTCCATATTCAGAAAGTGGAGATAAAGATCAAGATGAG AAATTACTTCAGCCATTTACATATATTCTCCAAGTTCCTGGAAAACAAATAAGAGCTAAATTGGCATACGCCATGAATTATTGGTTAAAAATACCGATGGAAAAACTTTTTGCTGTTGGTGATATAACACAAATGCTTCACAATTCAAGTTTATT aatagATGATATTCaagataattcaatattacGACGTGGTATACCAGTGGCACATTCAATCTACGGTGTTGCAAGTACAATAAATGCTGcaaattatgtattatttattgcacTTGAACGAGTGTTGGCACTCAATCATCCTGAg GCCACTCAAGTTTACACTGAACAATTATTAGAATTACACAGAGGACAAGGAATCGAAATTTATTGGCgtgataattatatatgtcCAACTGAAGCTGAATATCGACACATGACAATGAAAa aaactGGTGGACTTTTCAATTTAGCTGTTAGACTTATGCAATTATTTTCTGATTGCAAAGAAGATTTTTCAATGTTGGCTGGTATACTGGGattgtattttcaaataagagatgattattgtaatttatgcATGCAAGag TATTCGGAAAATAAAAGCTACTGTGAAGATTTATCTGAGGGAAAATTTAGCTTTCCCATAATTCATGCTATTCAGAGTAAACCAGATGACAGACAAGTTATGA atatTTTACGCCAAAGAACTAAAGATgttgaagttaaaaaatattgtgtaacACTTCTTGAAAAATTTGGTTCATTTGATTATACAAGAACAATATTAGCTGAATTGGATAAAAAAGCACGTGATGAAGTTGAAAGACTTGGTGGTAATCCACttttaattaaagttttaGATGATCTTCTTAATTGGACAAAGAATGATGAAGTTGAAATGCAACAgtcttaa